The following are from one region of the Bos mutus isolate GX-2022 chromosome 18, NWIPB_WYAK_1.1, whole genome shotgun sequence genome:
- the ZNF524 gene encoding zinc finger protein 524 has translation MDTPSPDPWPSPLPEEEEKPLALPPPVPRGRRGRSLGGATSSHRTLKASLPRKRGRPAKSEQEPPLAQGVSAPVGSGDSSDLLLIDDQGVPYTVSEGSVAGGPESSGPGPKKAPHFCPVCLRAFPYLSDLERHSISHSELKPHECKDCGKTFKRSSHLRRHCNIHAGLRPFRCPLCPRRFREAGELAHHHRVHSGERPYQCPVCRLRFMETNTLRRHAKRKHPEAMEAPLCPPDPEPEAQWDDDGIPATAGADDDEEELEGKQLA, from the coding sequence ATGGACACCCCCAGCCCAGACCCGTGGCCTTCGCCTTTGcctgaggaagaagagaaaccTCTGGCCTTGCCGCCTCCTGTTCCCCGGGGCCGCCGAGGCCGAAGTCTTGGGGGGGCCACCTCCTCCCACCGGACGCTCAAGGCCTCCCTCCCGCGCAAGCGGGGTCGCCCTGCTAAGTCAGAGCAGGAGCCCCCCCTGGCACAGGGGGTGAGCGCCCCGGTGGGCAGCGGCGATAGCAGTGACCTCCTGCTGATCGATGATCAGGGTGTGCCCTACACGGTCTCCGAAGGGTCAGTGGCCGGCGGGCCCGAGAGCTCCGGCCCCGGCCCTAAGAAGGCGCCGCACTTCTGCCCGGTGTGCCTTCGGGCCTTCCCCTACCTCTCCGACCTGGAGCGTCACAGCATCTCACACTCAGAGCTGAAGCCGCACGAGTGCAAGGATTGCGGCAAGACCTTCAAGCGGTCCAGCCACCTGCGGCGGCACTGCAACATCCATGCGGGCCTGCGGCCCTTCCGCTGCCCGCTCTGCCCCCGCCGCTTTCGAGAGGCGGGCGAGCTGGCCCACCACCACCGCGTCCACTCCGGCGAGCGCCCCTACCAGTGCCCGGTGTGCCGGCTGCGCTTCATGGAGACCAACACGCTCCGGCGCCACGCCAAACGCAAGCACCCCGAGGCCATGGAGGCACCTCTGTGTCCTCCGGACCCAGAGCCTGAAGCGCAGTGGGACGACGACGGTATCCCGGCCACGGCAGGGGCCGACGACGACGAAGAAGAGCTGGAGGGGAAACAGCTGGCCTGA
- the FIZ1 gene encoding flt3-interacting zinc finger protein 1 isoform X2 has product MTFIFKEERGWLSEIQQPSGTRRLWKEESPHPPLPLHRAAMDDVPLPAPPLPARAPAPGPAPPAAAPRVPFHCSECGKSFRYRSDLRRHFARHTALKPHACPRCGKGFKHSFNLANHLRSHTGERPYRCSACPKGFRDSTGLLHHQVVHTGEKPYCCLVCELRFSSRSSLGRHLKRQHRGALPSPLQPGAGLPALSAPCSVCCNVGPCSVCGGSGAGGGGAGGEGPEGAGAGAGGWGLAEAAAAAAAASLPPFACGACARRFDQGRELAAHWAAHTDVKPFKCPRCERDFNAPALLERHKLTHDLQGPGAPPAQAWAPGAAGEGGEAQPAWDGGLLLGRAGGGVPELGVLLPEGGGEAPAEPSEDTLYQCDCGTFFASAAALASHLEAHSGPAAYGCGHCGALYAALAALEEHRRASHGEGAGAGAGGAEAVAAPAREGESPSGEPASASGRGKKIFGCSECEKLFRSPRDLERHVLVHTGEKPFPCLECGKFFRHECYLKRHRLLHGAERPFPCHVCGKGFITLSNLSRHLKLHRGMD; this is encoded by the exons ATGACTTTCATCTTCAAAGAAGAGAGGGGGTGGCTTTCAGAAATACAACAGCCTTCGGGAACAAGGAGACTTTGGAAGGA AGAGAGCCCCCACCCGCCACTGCCCTTGCACCGCGCCGCCATGGATGACGTGCCGCTGCCAGCTCCCCCGCTCCCCGCCCGGGCCCCGGCCCCGGGCCCAGCTCCGCCCGCTGCTGCCCCCCGCGTCCCGTTTCACTGCAGTGAGTGTGGCAAGAGCTTTCGCTACCGCTCGGATCTGCGGCGCCACTTCGCTCGGCACACTGCGCTCAAACCCCACGCGTGTCCGCGCTGCGGCAAGGGCTTCAAGCACAGCTTCAACCTGGCCAACCACCTGCGCTCGCACACCGGCGAGCGACCCTACCGCTGCTCCGCCTGCCCCAAGGGGTTCCGAGACTCCACCGGCCTGCTGCATCACCAG GTCGTCCACACTGGTGAGAAGCCCTACTGCTGCCTCGTCTGTGAGCTCCGCTTCTCCTCGCGCTCCAGCCTGGGCCGCCACCTCAAGCGCCAGCATCGTGGGGCGCTCCCGTCCCCGCTGCAGCCCGGCGCAGGCCTGCCCGCCCTGAGCGCGCCCTGCTCGGTCTGCTGCAACGTGGGGCCCTGCTCGGTGTGCGGGGGCTcaggggcgggcgggggcggcgcCGGCGGCGAGGGTCCAGAGGGGGCAGGCGCCGGCgcggggggctgggggctggctgaGGCCGCGGCGGCTGCAGCGGCGGCCTCCCTGCCCCCGTTCGCTTGTGGCGCGTGCGCGCGGCGCTTCGACCAGGGCCGTGAGCTGGCGGCCCACTGGGCGGCGCACACCGACGTGAAGCCCTTCAAGTGCCCGCGCTGCGAGCGCGACTTCAACGCGCCCGCGCTGCTGGAGCGGCACAAGCTGACCCACGACCTGCAGGGCCCTGGCGCGCCCCCGGCTCAGGCCTGGGCCCCCGGGGCCGCCGGCGAGGGCGGCGAGGCTCAGCCAGCCTGGGACGGCGGGCTGCTCCTGGGCCGCGCCGGGGGCGGCGTGCCTGAGCTGGGGGTGCTGCTCCCCGAGGGCGGCGGCGAGGCGCCCGCGGAGCCGTCGGAAGACACGCTGTACCAGTGCGACTGCGGGACCTTCTTCGCGTCGGCGGCGGCGCTGGCCAGCCACCTGGAGGCGCACTCGGGCCCCGCGGCCTACGGCTGCGGCCACTGCGGGGCACTATACGCGGCGCTGGCGGCCCTGGAGGAGCACCGGCGCGCCAGCCACGGCGAGGGCGCGGGCGCAGGCGCGGGCGGCGCAGAGGCGGTGGCAGCGCCTGCCCGCGAGGGGGAGTCTCCGTCCGGGGAGCCCGCGTCTGCCTCAGGCCGCGGCAAGAAGATCTTCGGCTGCTCCGAGTGCGAGAAGCTGTTCCGCTCGCCGCGCGACCTGGAGCGGCACGTGCTGGTGCACACGGGCGAGAAGCCGTTCCCGTGCCTGGAGTGCGGCAAGTTCTTCCGTCACGAGTGCTACCTCAAGCGCCACCGGCTGCTGCACGGCGCCGAGCGGCCCTTCCCCTGCCACGTCTGCGGCAAGGGCTTCATCACGCTCAGCAACCTCTCCAGACACCTGAAGCTGCACCGGGGCATGGACTGA
- the FIZ1 gene encoding flt3-interacting zinc finger protein 1 isoform X1, translating into MAPPWLLYPPAAGKGTGKKEKGGRRGGGKPRRREEGGVRGRREPRRKSRGPPGGSDATPAAQNVGAQREVESPHPPLPLHRAAMDDVPLPAPPLPARAPAPGPAPPAAAPRVPFHCSECGKSFRYRSDLRRHFARHTALKPHACPRCGKGFKHSFNLANHLRSHTGERPYRCSACPKGFRDSTGLLHHQVVHTGEKPYCCLVCELRFSSRSSLGRHLKRQHRGALPSPLQPGAGLPALSAPCSVCCNVGPCSVCGGSGAGGGGAGGEGPEGAGAGAGGWGLAEAAAAAAAASLPPFACGACARRFDQGRELAAHWAAHTDVKPFKCPRCERDFNAPALLERHKLTHDLQGPGAPPAQAWAPGAAGEGGEAQPAWDGGLLLGRAGGGVPELGVLLPEGGGEAPAEPSEDTLYQCDCGTFFASAAALASHLEAHSGPAAYGCGHCGALYAALAALEEHRRASHGEGAGAGAGGAEAVAAPAREGESPSGEPASASGRGKKIFGCSECEKLFRSPRDLERHVLVHTGEKPFPCLECGKFFRHECYLKRHRLLHGAERPFPCHVCGKGFITLSNLSRHLKLHRGMD; encoded by the exons ATGGCGCCGCCCTGGCTTCTCTACCCTCCAGCAGCTGGGAAAGGGACGggaaagaaggagaagggagggcgGCGGGGAGGAGGGAAGCCAAGAAGGCGGGAGGAAGGGGGAGTGCGGGGGAGAAGGGAGCCGAGGCGGAAGTCGAGGGGCCCCCCGGGTGGAAGTGACGCTACCCCCGCTGCCCAAAATGTCGGCGCCCAGAGGGAGGT AGAGAGCCCCCACCCGCCACTGCCCTTGCACCGCGCCGCCATGGATGACGTGCCGCTGCCAGCTCCCCCGCTCCCCGCCCGGGCCCCGGCCCCGGGCCCAGCTCCGCCCGCTGCTGCCCCCCGCGTCCCGTTTCACTGCAGTGAGTGTGGCAAGAGCTTTCGCTACCGCTCGGATCTGCGGCGCCACTTCGCTCGGCACACTGCGCTCAAACCCCACGCGTGTCCGCGCTGCGGCAAGGGCTTCAAGCACAGCTTCAACCTGGCCAACCACCTGCGCTCGCACACCGGCGAGCGACCCTACCGCTGCTCCGCCTGCCCCAAGGGGTTCCGAGACTCCACCGGCCTGCTGCATCACCAG GTCGTCCACACTGGTGAGAAGCCCTACTGCTGCCTCGTCTGTGAGCTCCGCTTCTCCTCGCGCTCCAGCCTGGGCCGCCACCTCAAGCGCCAGCATCGTGGGGCGCTCCCGTCCCCGCTGCAGCCCGGCGCAGGCCTGCCCGCCCTGAGCGCGCCCTGCTCGGTCTGCTGCAACGTGGGGCCCTGCTCGGTGTGCGGGGGCTcaggggcgggcgggggcggcgcCGGCGGCGAGGGTCCAGAGGGGGCAGGCGCCGGCgcggggggctgggggctggctgaGGCCGCGGCGGCTGCAGCGGCGGCCTCCCTGCCCCCGTTCGCTTGTGGCGCGTGCGCGCGGCGCTTCGACCAGGGCCGTGAGCTGGCGGCCCACTGGGCGGCGCACACCGACGTGAAGCCCTTCAAGTGCCCGCGCTGCGAGCGCGACTTCAACGCGCCCGCGCTGCTGGAGCGGCACAAGCTGACCCACGACCTGCAGGGCCCTGGCGCGCCCCCGGCTCAGGCCTGGGCCCCCGGGGCCGCCGGCGAGGGCGGCGAGGCTCAGCCAGCCTGGGACGGCGGGCTGCTCCTGGGCCGCGCCGGGGGCGGCGTGCCTGAGCTGGGGGTGCTGCTCCCCGAGGGCGGCGGCGAGGCGCCCGCGGAGCCGTCGGAAGACACGCTGTACCAGTGCGACTGCGGGACCTTCTTCGCGTCGGCGGCGGCGCTGGCCAGCCACCTGGAGGCGCACTCGGGCCCCGCGGCCTACGGCTGCGGCCACTGCGGGGCACTATACGCGGCGCTGGCGGCCCTGGAGGAGCACCGGCGCGCCAGCCACGGCGAGGGCGCGGGCGCAGGCGCGGGCGGCGCAGAGGCGGTGGCAGCGCCTGCCCGCGAGGGGGAGTCTCCGTCCGGGGAGCCCGCGTCTGCCTCAGGCCGCGGCAAGAAGATCTTCGGCTGCTCCGAGTGCGAGAAGCTGTTCCGCTCGCCGCGCGACCTGGAGCGGCACGTGCTGGTGCACACGGGCGAGAAGCCGTTCCCGTGCCTGGAGTGCGGCAAGTTCTTCCGTCACGAGTGCTACCTCAAGCGCCACCGGCTGCTGCACGGCGCCGAGCGGCCCTTCCCCTGCCACGTCTGCGGCAAGGGCTTCATCACGCTCAGCAACCTCTCCAGACACCTGAAGCTGCACCGGGGCATGGACTGA
- the FIZ1 gene encoding flt3-interacting zinc finger protein 1 isoform X3, producing MDDVPLPAPPLPARAPAPGPAPPAAAPRVPFHCSECGKSFRYRSDLRRHFARHTALKPHACPRCGKGFKHSFNLANHLRSHTGERPYRCSACPKGFRDSTGLLHHQVVHTGEKPYCCLVCELRFSSRSSLGRHLKRQHRGALPSPLQPGAGLPALSAPCSVCCNVGPCSVCGGSGAGGGGAGGEGPEGAGAGAGGWGLAEAAAAAAAASLPPFACGACARRFDQGRELAAHWAAHTDVKPFKCPRCERDFNAPALLERHKLTHDLQGPGAPPAQAWAPGAAGEGGEAQPAWDGGLLLGRAGGGVPELGVLLPEGGGEAPAEPSEDTLYQCDCGTFFASAAALASHLEAHSGPAAYGCGHCGALYAALAALEEHRRASHGEGAGAGAGGAEAVAAPAREGESPSGEPASASGRGKKIFGCSECEKLFRSPRDLERHVLVHTGEKPFPCLECGKFFRHECYLKRHRLLHGAERPFPCHVCGKGFITLSNLSRHLKLHRGMD from the exons ATGGATGACGTGCCGCTGCCAGCTCCCCCGCTCCCCGCCCGGGCCCCGGCCCCGGGCCCAGCTCCGCCCGCTGCTGCCCCCCGCGTCCCGTTTCACTGCAGTGAGTGTGGCAAGAGCTTTCGCTACCGCTCGGATCTGCGGCGCCACTTCGCTCGGCACACTGCGCTCAAACCCCACGCGTGTCCGCGCTGCGGCAAGGGCTTCAAGCACAGCTTCAACCTGGCCAACCACCTGCGCTCGCACACCGGCGAGCGACCCTACCGCTGCTCCGCCTGCCCCAAGGGGTTCCGAGACTCCACCGGCCTGCTGCATCACCAG GTCGTCCACACTGGTGAGAAGCCCTACTGCTGCCTCGTCTGTGAGCTCCGCTTCTCCTCGCGCTCCAGCCTGGGCCGCCACCTCAAGCGCCAGCATCGTGGGGCGCTCCCGTCCCCGCTGCAGCCCGGCGCAGGCCTGCCCGCCCTGAGCGCGCCCTGCTCGGTCTGCTGCAACGTGGGGCCCTGCTCGGTGTGCGGGGGCTcaggggcgggcgggggcggcgcCGGCGGCGAGGGTCCAGAGGGGGCAGGCGCCGGCgcggggggctgggggctggctgaGGCCGCGGCGGCTGCAGCGGCGGCCTCCCTGCCCCCGTTCGCTTGTGGCGCGTGCGCGCGGCGCTTCGACCAGGGCCGTGAGCTGGCGGCCCACTGGGCGGCGCACACCGACGTGAAGCCCTTCAAGTGCCCGCGCTGCGAGCGCGACTTCAACGCGCCCGCGCTGCTGGAGCGGCACAAGCTGACCCACGACCTGCAGGGCCCTGGCGCGCCCCCGGCTCAGGCCTGGGCCCCCGGGGCCGCCGGCGAGGGCGGCGAGGCTCAGCCAGCCTGGGACGGCGGGCTGCTCCTGGGCCGCGCCGGGGGCGGCGTGCCTGAGCTGGGGGTGCTGCTCCCCGAGGGCGGCGGCGAGGCGCCCGCGGAGCCGTCGGAAGACACGCTGTACCAGTGCGACTGCGGGACCTTCTTCGCGTCGGCGGCGGCGCTGGCCAGCCACCTGGAGGCGCACTCGGGCCCCGCGGCCTACGGCTGCGGCCACTGCGGGGCACTATACGCGGCGCTGGCGGCCCTGGAGGAGCACCGGCGCGCCAGCCACGGCGAGGGCGCGGGCGCAGGCGCGGGCGGCGCAGAGGCGGTGGCAGCGCCTGCCCGCGAGGGGGAGTCTCCGTCCGGGGAGCCCGCGTCTGCCTCAGGCCGCGGCAAGAAGATCTTCGGCTGCTCCGAGTGCGAGAAGCTGTTCCGCTCGCCGCGCGACCTGGAGCGGCACGTGCTGGTGCACACGGGCGAGAAGCCGTTCCCGTGCCTGGAGTGCGGCAAGTTCTTCCGTCACGAGTGCTACCTCAAGCGCCACCGGCTGCTGCACGGCGCCGAGCGGCCCTTCCCCTGCCACGTCTGCGGCAAGGGCTTCATCACGCTCAGCAACCTCTCCAGACACCTGAAGCTGCACCGGGGCATGGACTGA